From Paenibacillus graminis, a single genomic window includes:
- a CDS encoding PucR family transcriptional regulator: MHLTVEEALSIYPLSEAKLIAGSKGKHRVIKSVNVMDAPDISDWIKEGEMLLTTAYLIKDSLEDASALLRTLNRRGSAGLGIKLGRFWDAVPEKLVAEAETLNFPLLELPFQFTFSDQMNGLFRAELTRSTSVLQAMMEKQRKLMRFALRSGHSRPLFESVSEVIETPLAVISSRGDVVFNNSDHAAPQLLEGWPWQNRNQRFRTGDKVGFRIPLLQGDKCSGYLLYCSIDPLLLPVEESLFVQGAELISYHLHSGYEDYFEHAGHREFSGLLRHCLNGGMSCAEMAQAASKLGVGLLQAPFQLMLTDTAASGEARQAELLRMKEEYLEQPLLRELNGIHVMMNEGLVSLYPAGPNSPEQFRELVNACFENLKFDKGYYPRAALSSFKVKPEGVKEAFAEIKECMGMFPHWGAHGNVIHYRQLELNLLLARIPAETMEKYCSSSLRSLQSREPEYVREMLHTLEVYLENDGHVNETAKKLFIHRNTATYRIEKLSELLDVDFKKINDLMRLKLVFIFRKMLEHE, from the coding sequence ATGCATCTTACGGTTGAAGAAGCGTTGTCCATTTACCCTTTGTCCGAAGCGAAGCTGATTGCCGGTTCGAAGGGGAAACACCGGGTTATCAAATCTGTCAATGTAATGGACGCTCCCGATATCTCCGACTGGATCAAGGAGGGGGAGATGCTCCTTACGACAGCTTACTTAATCAAGGACAGTCTGGAGGATGCTTCGGCTCTGCTCCGGACCTTGAACCGGCGCGGTTCTGCAGGGCTTGGCATCAAGCTGGGGCGTTTTTGGGACGCTGTGCCGGAGAAGCTGGTTGCCGAAGCGGAAACGCTGAATTTTCCGCTGCTTGAGCTGCCCTTCCAGTTCACCTTCTCGGATCAGATGAACGGGCTGTTCCGTGCGGAGCTTACGCGCAGCACCAGTGTGCTGCAGGCCATGATGGAGAAGCAGCGGAAGCTGATGCGGTTCGCCTTGCGTTCCGGACACAGCCGTCCGTTGTTTGAATCGGTATCTGAAGTCATCGAAACTCCGCTCGCTGTGATCAGCTCCCGCGGGGATGTGGTATTCAATAATTCGGATCATGCTGCACCACAGCTGCTGGAAGGCTGGCCCTGGCAAAACCGGAATCAGCGCTTCCGTACCGGTGACAAGGTCGGATTCAGGATTCCGTTGCTGCAAGGCGATAAGTGCTCCGGCTATCTTTTATACTGCTCTATAGATCCTTTGCTGCTGCCGGTGGAAGAGAGCTTGTTCGTCCAGGGAGCCGAGCTGATCTCCTATCATCTTCATTCGGGTTATGAGGATTATTTCGAGCATGCCGGGCATAGGGAGTTCAGCGGACTCCTGCGTCACTGCCTGAACGGCGGAATGTCATGCGCCGAAATGGCCCAGGCCGCTTCCAAGCTGGGAGTGGGGCTGCTGCAGGCGCCGTTTCAGCTGATGCTTACCGATACAGCCGCCTCTGGGGAGGCTCGCCAGGCCGAACTGCTGCGTATGAAAGAGGAATATCTGGAGCAGCCCCTGCTGCGCGAGCTGAACGGGATTCATGTGATGATGAACGAAGGCCTGGTATCACTGTATCCGGCGGGTCCGAACAGTCCTGAGCAGTTCCGGGAACTGGTCAATGCCTGTTTTGAAAATTTGAAATTCGATAAAGGCTATTATCCCCGGGCCGCGCTCAGCAGTTTTAAGGTTAAACCGGAAGGGGTGAAGGAGGCTTTTGCCGAGATCAAGGAATGTATGGGGATGTTCCCGCATTGGGGAGCACACGGAAATGTTATACATTACCGGCAGCTTGAGCTGAACCTGCTGCTTGCCCGGATTCCGGCAGAAACCATGGAGAAATACTGCAGCAGTAGCCTGCGGAGCCTTCAAAGCCGGGAACCGGAGTATGTCAGGGAGATGCTGCATACGCTGGAGGTCTACCTGGAGAATGACGGACATGTGAATGAGACGGCCAAAAAGCTGTTTATTCACCGCAATACCGCCACTTACCGGATCGAGAAGCTGAGCGAGCTGCTGGACGTGGATTTCAAAAAAATCAATGATCTGATGCGCCTGAAGCTGGTGTTTATTTTCCGGAAAATGCTGGAGCATGAATGA
- a CDS encoding BMP family ABC transporter substrate-binding protein, whose amino-acid sequence MKKRGQALSFSFAIMFLLAVVLAGCGSSNSSGTNAGSTEPPAASNAGTATEAAATTEPAAEKPTVAFVYIGPPGDGGYTYQHDQGRLYLEKELGIKADTVENVPESADAERIITELAQNHDIVFTTSFGYMDYTLNVANKFPKVKFMHASGYKTAANMGTYFGKNYQGSYLAGIAAGKMTKKNHLGYVGAFPISEVIYNLNAFTLGAQSVNPEVKVDVVWTNTWYDPATERQAALSLLDKGADVLLAYQDSPATLQAASERGAFAGGNDSDMGKYAPDHYLTNPVWNWGPYYVKAVKSVMDGTWKSEQYSGDIADGMVGLAPFGSKVPDDVKKLVEDAKAKIISGELDVFTGPISDNQGKVQVQEGQKLTLEEVLAMNWLAKGIEGTIPK is encoded by the coding sequence ATGAAAAAAAGGGGTCAGGCGCTATCGTTCAGCTTCGCAATCATGTTCCTGTTGGCCGTGGTTTTGGCAGGTTGCGGCAGCAGCAACAGTTCCGGCACAAACGCCGGCAGCACGGAACCTCCGGCAGCATCGAATGCGGGCACAGCAACAGAGGCGGCAGCAACAACAGAGCCGGCAGCAGAGAAGCCGACGGTTGCTTTTGTCTACATTGGACCTCCGGGTGACGGCGGTTATACGTATCAGCATGATCAGGGCCGCCTTTATCTGGAGAAGGAGCTTGGCATTAAGGCGGACACTGTGGAAAATGTTCCGGAAAGCGCCGATGCCGAACGCATCATCACCGAGCTTGCCCAGAACCATGACATTGTATTTACAACGAGCTTCGGGTATATGGACTATACCCTAAACGTAGCCAATAAATTTCCGAAGGTGAAGTTCATGCATGCTTCCGGCTACAAAACAGCCGCCAATATGGGAACCTATTTCGGTAAGAACTATCAAGGCAGCTACCTGGCGGGGATTGCAGCCGGCAAAATGACCAAGAAAAATCACCTGGGTTATGTAGGAGCCTTTCCGATCAGCGAGGTGATCTATAACCTCAACGCCTTCACACTTGGAGCGCAGAGCGTCAACCCTGAGGTTAAGGTGGATGTGGTTTGGACGAATACCTGGTATGACCCGGCAACAGAGCGCCAAGCGGCACTCAGCCTTTTGGATAAAGGCGCAGATGTGCTGCTCGCATATCAGGATTCACCTGCCACCCTGCAGGCTGCGTCTGAACGCGGTGCTTTTGCCGGGGGGAATGACTCTGATATGGGCAAATACGCACCGGATCACTATCTGACCAACCCTGTCTGGAACTGGGGCCCTTATTATGTGAAGGCTGTGAAATCCGTTATGGACGGAACCTGGAAGAGTGAGCAGTATTCCGGGGATATAGCTGACGGTATGGTCGGCCTTGCGCCATTCGGCAGCAAGGTTCCGGATGATGTGAAGAAGCTCGTGGAGGACGCCAAAGCTAAAATTATCAGCGGAGAGCTGGATGTGTTCACAGGTCCTATCTCTGACAACCAGGGCAAGGTCCAGGTTCAGGAAGGCCAAAAGCTGACCCTTGAAGAGGTTCTGGCCATGAACTGGCTGGCCAAAGGCATTGAAGGCACCATCCCGAAATAA
- a CDS encoding ABC transporter ATP-binding protein, translating into MQDPSVEMRGIVKKFGSVTASDQVDFSANAGEIHALLGENGAGKSTVMSMLSGVYRADEGEILLHGQPAKIRSPKDAALLGVGMVFQNFRLVQSLTAAENIVLGEKSSFWRGSKWIKNKHKEIEGLAEQFGLKFPVDRPIWQLSVGEQQRVEIVKTLYRGAEIIILDEPTSVLTPGEVEQLFATLQVMKQAGKTVIMTTHKMKEVMASSDRISVMRKGKMIATLATAETDELELARLMVGREVEITRQEREAAAGDPLLIVNNLEVAADHGRKALDGLSLKVCEGEIVGVAGVAGNGQKELAEVLTGLRTWKNGEIIFDGEPVKSASVRGAIDSGISHVPENRMKSGLAGRLGSVDNLLFKSYRSSDHSRFGFLKAAKNRSWSQELVERFNVKTPELDTPVQQLSGGNQQKLLFAREVSRQPKLMVAVHPTQGLDVGAAAGVHELLMELRGTGSGVLLISEDLDELLQLSDRILVIYNGSIIGESDHEHADRENIGLLMAGIRNKEASAI; encoded by the coding sequence ATGCAGGACCCTTCGGTTGAGATGCGCGGGATCGTGAAGAAGTTCGGATCTGTAACGGCAAGCGATCAAGTCGATTTTTCGGCAAATGCGGGTGAGATTCACGCGCTGCTTGGTGAGAACGGAGCAGGTAAAAGCACAGTCATGAGTATGCTGTCAGGGGTGTACAGAGCGGATGAGGGCGAAATTCTCCTTCACGGCCAGCCCGCCAAAATCCGTTCCCCCAAAGATGCTGCGCTTCTTGGCGTCGGCATGGTTTTTCAAAACTTCAGACTGGTGCAAAGTCTCACGGCAGCGGAAAATATCGTGCTTGGCGAAAAGTCGTCTTTCTGGCGGGGCAGCAAATGGATTAAAAACAAACACAAGGAAATTGAAGGTCTGGCGGAGCAGTTCGGGCTGAAGTTCCCGGTGGACCGTCCGATCTGGCAGTTGTCCGTCGGCGAGCAGCAGCGTGTGGAGATCGTTAAGACACTTTACCGCGGGGCGGAGATCATCATTTTGGATGAACCGACCTCGGTATTGACTCCCGGCGAGGTGGAGCAGCTGTTTGCGACACTGCAGGTCATGAAACAGGCCGGTAAGACGGTCATCATGACTACGCATAAAATGAAGGAGGTTATGGCCTCCTCAGACCGGATTTCTGTCATGCGCAAAGGAAAAATGATAGCAACGCTGGCCACTGCCGAGACTGATGAGCTGGAACTGGCGCGGCTTATGGTTGGGCGCGAGGTTGAAATCACCAGGCAGGAGCGTGAAGCTGCGGCCGGTGATCCGCTCCTGATTGTCAATAATCTGGAGGTCGCTGCCGATCATGGCCGCAAGGCGCTGGACGGGTTGTCCCTTAAAGTATGCGAAGGGGAGATTGTAGGGGTTGCCGGAGTGGCCGGCAATGGACAAAAGGAATTGGCAGAAGTGCTGACAGGGCTGAGAACCTGGAAGAACGGCGAGATCATATTTGATGGTGAGCCGGTAAAATCGGCTTCGGTACGGGGCGCCATTGATTCGGGAATCTCCCATGTGCCGGAGAACCGGATGAAGAGCGGCCTCGCCGGACGCCTGGGCTCCGTGGATAACCTGCTGTTCAAGTCCTACCGCAGCAGCGACCACTCCAGGTTCGGATTCCTGAAGGCAGCCAAAAACCGTTCCTGGTCACAGGAGCTGGTCGAACGCTTCAATGTTAAGACGCCTGAGCTGGATACGCCGGTGCAGCAGCTGTCAGGCGGCAATCAGCAGAAGCTGCTGTTCGCCCGTGAGGTCAGCCGCCAGCCGAAGCTGATGGTTGCCGTCCATCCCACACAGGGGCTGGACGTAGGAGCTGCTGCCGGTGTGCATGAGCTGCTGATGGAGCTGCGCGGCACGGGCAGCGGAGTATTGCTGATTTCAGAGGACCTGGATGAATTGCTCCAGCTCTCTGACCGGATTCTGGTGATCTATAACGGTTCGATTATTGGGGAGAGTGATCATGAACACGCGGACCGGGAGAATATCGGCCTGCTCATGGCCGGCATCCGGAATAAGGAGGCAAGCGCGATATGA
- a CDS encoding ABC transporter permease, with translation MSSKSASDSVLLNSASAKSARRFPMRLEYDASRTRSPWWSPILSIILALLLCAVFIAANGMSPVTVYDKMFRGAFGTSYGITETLVKAIPLLLCGLGIAVAYRISVWNIGAEGQLTVGAMAATAVTIYFPGLSSFWSIALMLVFGTAAGALWGLMTAIPRTHFGVNELITSLMLNYVALLALDYVVFGPWKDPKGFNFPGSPMFTAAQSLPVLGTTRLHIGLIFGLVAVAIYYLMIRFTRWGYELKLIGANPTAARYAGIHIKKHIIIVMLISGGLAGIAGMAEVSGVTHKLMQGISPGYGYTAIIVAWLAKLNPLGLIVTSVLFGGLIVGGYSVQTIGLPSSISEMLQGAILFFLIAGEMIHRFRIRRNA, from the coding sequence ATGAGTTCCAAAAGTGCAAGTGATTCCGTGCTGCTGAATTCCGCCTCGGCCAAATCCGCCAGAAGGTTCCCAATGCGTCTGGAGTATGATGCAAGCCGCACGCGTTCTCCCTGGTGGTCACCCATTCTGTCCATTATTTTGGCACTTCTGCTCTGTGCGGTGTTCATTGCGGCCAACGGCATGAGCCCGGTTACTGTATACGACAAAATGTTCCGCGGGGCCTTCGGCACCTCTTACGGCATCACGGAAACGCTGGTCAAAGCAATTCCGCTGCTGCTCTGCGGACTAGGCATCGCTGTCGCGTACCGGATCTCCGTATGGAATATCGGCGCGGAAGGCCAGCTGACCGTCGGAGCAATGGCCGCGACCGCGGTGACGATATATTTTCCCGGTCTGTCTTCCTTCTGGTCTATTGCCCTGATGCTCGTATTCGGAACGGCCGCCGGAGCGCTCTGGGGACTCATGACGGCCATTCCGCGGACGCATTTCGGCGTCAATGAACTGATAACCTCGCTGATGCTGAATTATGTGGCACTGCTGGCGCTCGACTATGTAGTGTTTGGTCCCTGGAAGGACCCTAAGGGCTTCAACTTCCCGGGTTCGCCGATGTTCACTGCTGCCCAGTCGCTGCCGGTGCTGGGGACCACAAGACTGCATATCGGGCTGATCTTTGGTCTGGTAGCAGTAGCTATCTATTATCTAATGATCCGCTTCACCCGCTGGGGCTATGAGCTGAAGCTGATTGGAGCCAACCCTACCGCTGCGCGTTATGCGGGGATTCACATCAAAAAGCATATTATTATCGTCATGCTGATCAGCGGCGGCCTGGCAGGAATCGCAGGAATGGCCGAAGTTTCCGGGGTGACCCACAAGCTGATGCAGGGAATCTCGCCGGGTTACGGCTATACAGCGATCATTGTCGCCTGGCTTGCCAAGCTGAATCCGCTGGGCCTTATCGTGACCTCGGTCCTGTTCGGCGGCCTCATTGTAGGCGGCTACAGTGTGCAGACCATCGGACTGCCTTCGTCCATTTCGGAAATGCTGCAGGGTGCGATCCTGTTTTTCCTGATTGCCGGCGAGATGATCCACCGTTTCCGTATCCGCCGGAATGCATAG
- a CDS encoding ABC transporter permease, with protein sequence MDFTTQLLIAAISAGTPLLLATLGGILNERAGIIQLGAEGLMLMGAVTTCIVYIRSENLLLALLAAIAVTAVLGLVHAFLCVTLRANQTMSGLAMTLFGSGLSAYLGKSISGIPLPGTSPKLDLGWVKGIPVVGDIFGRMDGLTWFSLLLVLALHLLIHRTSWGLHLRAVGDSPATADVMGIRVQLIRYSYITAGTALIGLAGADMVLAYAPTWNEGLTAGRGWIAVGLVIFARWNPLRALFCAYFFGALDSLGFRIQLLGSIVPPYFLKMIPYVVTILVLMYLGYRNRNKPSGTPESLGTPYIREQRF encoded by the coding sequence ATGGATTTCACGACACAGTTATTAATAGCCGCCATCTCCGCCGGAACACCACTGCTCCTCGCTACACTTGGCGGCATCCTGAATGAACGGGCGGGCATCATCCAGCTGGGTGCCGAGGGCCTGATGCTAATGGGGGCGGTCACGACCTGTATCGTCTACATCCGCAGTGAAAACCTGCTGCTGGCCCTGCTTGCAGCCATAGCCGTAACTGCCGTATTGGGTCTGGTCCATGCCTTCCTGTGCGTTACCCTGCGCGCAAACCAGACCATGTCCGGCCTGGCAATGACGCTGTTTGGCAGTGGCCTCAGCGCTTACTTAGGCAAGTCCATCAGCGGCATTCCGCTGCCGGGGACTTCGCCCAAGCTGGATCTGGGCTGGGTGAAGGGGATTCCGGTGGTCGGAGATATTTTTGGCCGGATGGATGGTCTGACCTGGTTCAGCCTGCTGCTGGTGCTGGCTCTGCATCTCCTGATTCATCGTACTTCCTGGGGGCTGCATTTGCGGGCAGTCGGAGACAGTCCGGCGACAGCGGATGTCATGGGAATTCGTGTGCAGCTGATCCGTTACAGTTATATCACCGCAGGAACGGCGCTGATTGGTCTTGCAGGTGCCGATATGGTGCTCGCATACGCGCCGACATGGAATGAAGGGCTGACAGCAGGCCGGGGCTGGATTGCGGTGGGTCTCGTCATTTTCGCCAGATGGAATCCGCTGCGCGCATTATTCTGTGCCTATTTCTTCGGGGCGCTCGATTCACTGGGCTTCCGCATTCAACTGCTCGGCAGTATTGTTCCGCCGTATTTCCTCAAAATGATTCCTTACGTGGTAACCATCCTGGTGCTTATGTATCTCGGTTACCGCAACCGCAACAAGCCATCCGGCACACCGGAATCCCTGGGAACGCCTTATATTCGTGAACAGCGGTTCTGA
- the uraD gene encoding 2-oxo-4-hydroxy-4-carboxy-5-ureidoimidazoline decarboxylase gives MTIPPLFLTLEELNRMPKEEFVANLGGIFEHSPWVAEGAYKHIPFQSTAQLHSLMLDTARNAEHSQVEALLRAHPDLATRLQVSPLSASEQQGAGLDRLSPEEFARLTELNAAYTEKFRFPFILAVRGKNKDDIIQSIEARVNRSYEEEREQALAEIGKITAFRLNDLIREKEA, from the coding sequence ATGACGATACCACCTTTATTTTTGACACTGGAAGAGCTTAACCGTATGCCCAAGGAGGAATTTGTGGCGAATCTCGGCGGAATCTTTGAACATTCGCCATGGGTGGCGGAAGGGGCCTATAAGCATATTCCGTTTCAATCCACTGCCCAGCTGCACAGCCTGATGCTGGATACAGCGCGAAATGCGGAGCATAGCCAGGTAGAAGCGCTTTTGCGTGCACACCCGGATCTGGCGACCCGGCTGCAGGTTAGCCCGTTGTCGGCGTCAGAGCAGCAGGGAGCGGGTCTGGACCGTCTGAGCCCGGAAGAATTTGCAAGGCTTACGGAACTGAACGCGGCGTACACGGAAAAATTCCGCTTTCCCTTTATCCTGGCCGTGCGCGGCAAGAATAAGGATGACATCATTCAGTCCATTGAAGCGCGTGTGAACCGTTCATACGAGGAAGAGCGGGAGCAGGCGCTTGCCGAGATCGGCAAAATTACCGCCTTCCGGCTGAACGATCTGATCCGGGAGAAGGAAGCATGA
- the uraH gene encoding hydroxyisourate hydrolase, protein MSGRLTTHVLDLSRGLPAAGMKLQLWNLAEGAGKLLREAETNHDGRLDAPLLEGTELVPGCYELLFMAGDYFRGGRLEEQLGDGESFFLEQIPIRFNIIHAAEHYHVPLLVAPGGYSTYRGS, encoded by the coding sequence ATGAGCGGGCGCCTGACGACTCATGTACTGGACCTGTCGCGGGGACTGCCGGCCGCAGGCATGAAGCTGCAGCTTTGGAATCTCGCGGAAGGTGCAGGGAAGCTGCTGCGGGAAGCGGAGACGAATCATGACGGCAGGCTGGATGCTCCGCTTCTGGAAGGAACGGAGCTGGTTCCCGGCTGCTATGAGCTGCTGTTCATGGCAGGGGATTATTTTCGCGGAGGCAGGCTGGAGGAGCAGCTGGGCGATGGAGAGAGCTTTTTCCTCGAACAGATCCCGATCCGGTTCAATATCATCCATGCGGCAGAGCATTATCATGTTCCGCTGCTTGTTGCGCCCGGAGGATACAGTACATACCGGGGAAGCTGA